CGGTGGCCCGAGGCCCGAAGTCTGAAGTTCCGACTCTGAATTGGGGGGGAAAGGGCGTCCTTCTGATAATTCGCGCTTAATTGTTAACGTGAACGAGCAGAGGCATGCAGTGGCTTCAATTATCTACAGAGTAGGTATTCTGTATCGTTCCATTAGGGTTATGGAAACACAGTACGTTCTGCACATCCGCCACTCCCGCACGCAATTGGGTCGCGTCAACAGGTTCGGCCCCTCATCGACCGGGAGGGAAATAAGGTTAAGGCGGTGATCATATTAGCCCCATATGCGATCGAGTGGACTTGGGGACTTGACAGTTTCAGCTCCACCAATCACCTCATGATCACACTCAGTGCATCGACACTGTCACCTGCAAAACGGGAGGCTCTTCGGGTTACCAGGTTGTGAGCCGGGTTAAGTCCTGGCGTTCATTGATTGGCGCGCGTCGAACAGTCGGCATCTGCTTTTCCAACAACGCATCAGCGGAACCTCGTCTCCGAGACGATCTCGAGGTATAAACCCACGAACATGATGCTCACGGTCTTCAACCTTTGGGACTGGCTCGCGCCGGCCTTTCCTGTGCCGTCTTTTGTCTTAGATTTTCCCGCCATGAAGTCTGCACTGAGCACTCTTTTTCTGGGCCTAGCCCAGTTGCCTATCGGCGAGTCTCTCGACAATGGCCTCGGCCGGACGCCTCTCATGGGGTGGAGCAGCTGGGTAAGCGCGAGCTGGACACCCAGGGACGACAAGAGATACATATATGTATTGACTGTGCCAGAACGTTGCGCAATGCAACGCTGCGTCGGCGAAATACGCGCTCGACACCGCCAACAAATTCGTTTCCCTTGGGCTCAAGGACCTCGGGTACCAATGTATGTTGCCCTCTCTCGCCCTTGTCCCACACACGGCGCTGAATCGTGGAATCATGATCGCCATCAGACATCAACATCGACGACTGCTGGTCCACCAAGTCCCGCAATGCAAGCGGCAAGCTCGTGCCCGATCCCAGCAAGTGGCCCGACGGCATCAAACCCGTGGCCGACAAGATCCACTCCATGGGCCTGAAGTTCGGCCTCTACGGCGATGCCGGCCAGATGACATGTGCTGGCTACCCCGGCAGCGAGAGTCACGAGGCGTCAGACGTCGCCCAGCTAGTCGAGTGGGGAGTTGATTTCTGGTACGGACAGTGCACAATGCCACGATATCTCCCTTGTCCTGTGCTAGGAGAAGACGTCGATCTCTAATTATTTCGCTAGGAAATTTGATAACTGCTACACACCGTGTCTGGACAACCCGCGCCCGCAGACATGCAGCCGCCCCGCGGGAAGCACGAAGACTTGGTACACCCCGATGAGAGACGCCATCGTGGGTGCCCAGAAATTACGCAATATTTACTTCAATCTGTGCAACTGGGGCCGCGACAACGTCTGGACTTGGGGTGCCCAGTACGGAAATTCCTGGAGGTACGCCCGGTGCGACATGAGACGCCCGCCCCTTTCTTCCGCCCCGTGCTTCCCGCAACCCCCCTTACGCACCCAAGTTGAACTCATGCTCACAATGCGCTAGAATTTCGGAGGATAACTGGGGCGATTTCGCCTCAGTCGCTCGGATCGCATCCATTGCAGCAGGTATTTATCAATACAGCGCCCCCGGCGGCTTCAACGACCTCGACATGCTCTACATCGGGTCCCCGAAGCTGACCACGAACGAGGAGAGACTGCACTTCGGTCTGTGGGCCATCACCAAGTCTCCCCTCGTACTGGGCCTCGACCTTGACAACATCTCCGACACGAGGCTCGCCATCATCCGCAACAAGGGCATCATCGACATCAACCAGGACCCCCTGGGCAAGGCCGCCACCACCTTCCGCCCGCCCGGCGCCCCCGCGCCCGTCAGCGGCCAGGTCTACCCCTActgggccggcccgctcagcgacggcgtcgtcatcggcctctgcgccggcaccgccgccggcacgtACACCGTCAACTTCACGGACGTGCCGGGCCTGGGCGCCGGGACGTACACCTGGAAGGAGATGTACACGGGCCAGACGGGCAATGGCACCAGCGTGTCTTTCAACATTGATCTACATGACATGCGCGTCATCAAGGTCACCAAGGCGTGAGGGGGACGGGCCATTCTGTATGCTGGAGAAGATGCAGTCTAGCCTCGAACTCGGAGGGAACCATCTTTGACAGTCGCCGGACTCGGGTATTACTTGCCACTACACTTCAGGGCATTGCGCTGCGTGATATTTCTGGGTAAATCAATTCGCCCAATTCTCAGGGGTCACAGTACCTAGTTCAACTCGAACGGCGGCATAATGTCATGGCGGACGCCATCTTTGCCGGCCTTGTCACGGTTTAATCTTCCTACATCAATTAGGAAGGCAGTTTCAACTCAGTCAGGCACCTGAGTAAGCAGCACTGACGCTCTTGTTATAAGACAAGTTTTTGGTTTCTACACTTTCGCGGTGCGGTCTGCTTGACTGGGGGAAGAACGGTGGTGTGTGTTGAGGAGAGTGtggtggcgggcgaggaagTTGTTTGATGAAGGagggaaggaaaagaaaTTATCTAGGGTTATCAAGAATAGGTACCGAAGGAGGAAAGGAAATTGTCGAGGAAGGAAGGAGTCATTTTTGATGAAGGAGGTCAAGATCACACAGCATATCATCAGGAATCGAGAACCCGGGACTGAGCAGGAAAGATAAGTTGGCAAGTCCAGGAAAACATTTTTGAAACAAGGAAGTCGGCAGGAAGTTGGGAGGTTTAGAAAAAGTGACCTGGTCTTGAAGGATAGATGCGCATGGTAGAAAGATTCAGATATAGCGAGTAGAAGGTATTTCCTCTATCAAAACTTCCAAGGCACCGCGTCCAGGACGCCGGCCCGTATTTTTTGTAGCGACTTCTCATACTTGTTCACATCTATGCTTGCTGTGCCTCTGATTCTTCCTGCTTCTCGTGTTTGTACAGCTTAACGTTGAGGAACATGATGAACAAGCCGAAATCATAGACCAGGCGCAGCGCCCCTGCTACGACAAAGGCAATCCAGAACCTGTCGCCCCCCGCCAACAAGCCCGTCATGGTTGGCCCTGCGGCCGACGCCAGCGTGCGTAGCATGGAGATGATGCCCAACACTGCCGTGCGCTCAGCGGGCCGGACCACGGCCGCAATGAGCGCGGCACGCGGGCCCTGGTCCATGTTGTTGAGTCCGAGGCgcacgagcagcagcgcaacCATCAGCGGCACGCTCGGCGCCAGAGGGAACAGCAGCACTGCCATACTGCTTGGAACATGGGTGAAAACCATCGTCCGGACCAGCCCGATGGACCGTGCTAGCGGTCCGGCAAAGATGTTCGAGAGCGACGCGAGTAGGTAGCTGGCCGAGATGATGTCGCCGAGCGCCGACTTGGACAGGCGGAACTTGGTGTCCATAAAATATGTGGTCAGCGAAAACGAAGTCATTCCGTCCGAATAGGAGTCCAGCATCAGCAAAAACACCAATGGTCCCACGACAGTGAGCGTCTCCGGCGAGATCCGGGCCGCCCAGCTCCTCCGGGACTTCGGTTCTTCTTTCCCATCCCCAttctcggcgtcgccccTGAGCAACGGCTCCGTCTCTGGGCCTTGCCCcctctccccttccccgcTCCATCTTAGCTCGCACCGCGCCGACAGCATAGCCGCGCATGCCATGTTGACGACCCCGGCCACCACGTACAACCCAAAGACCCCGTGGTAGGCACTCAGCAGCGTCCATCCGTCCCTGGCCCTCAGCGCCTCCACGATCCGCCCGCTGGCCTCGGTCCCGATGGCCGTCGCCAGGCTGGCCAGCGTGACGTACCACACCAGCACGTCGGCCCTCGTGTCCGGGCCGGTCAGCTCGGCGAGCATGGACTCCTCGATGGCGCGGAAGGGCCCGAAgtcgccgccggtggcgctgatgacgccgacgacggcggcggccagcaggacCCAGAAGTTCTCGCACAGCGCGAACACGGCGCCGCTGACGACCATCAGGGCGGAGCCGAACAGCagggtgcggcggcggccggcccggtCGGCGATGAGCGACAGGGCGAGCGAGagcgcgacgtcgccgagcaGCGTCAGCGTCATAAAGGCTCCGATGCGGGCGTCGGGGAAGCCCagggcggcgaagaagaggGCCAGCACGAGCGAGCTTGCGCCGTAGGCGAACATACGGCAGCTGCGGGTCAGGATGATCagcgcggcgtcgcggccggccgccgagacggACAGCAGGCCGGAGccctggaggaggcggcgcccgAGAGAGGTGGGTGGGAGCATGGTGCGGTGGGTGGCCAGGATAGTAGGTTATACAGGAAGGTAGTCACCCCGTGATTACGGGGGATTGGGGGGGGTGGTTTCTAAGCAAGGACGGCTAAGGTGATGAGCGGCCGATGGACTTGGCCGGTGTAACTCTTTCCGTATTTCTTTCCCTCGTATGCCAACCCAGAACGAACGTCCGCCTGAAGGGCACACTGGCTACCCAACATATATACCCGTCACCCCCTCCGTGGTAGACCACGAGAGGGGAGAGGGGCCTTCAACGCTTCCCCCGCTCCAACTCGGGCCTGGCAGGTGAGCTCCAGCGTACGCTCGGCTCGTA
The nucleotide sequence above comes from Thermothielavioides terrestris NRRL 8126 chromosome 6, complete sequence. Encoded proteins:
- a CDS encoding glycoside hydrolase family 27 protein (CAZy_ID 269990); the encoded protein is MKSALSTLFLGLAQLPIGESLDNGLGRTPLMGWSSWNVAQCNAASAKYALDTANKFVSLGLKDLGYQYINIDDCWSTKSRNASGKLVPDPSKWPDGIKPVADKIHSMGLKFGLYGDAGQMTCAGYPGSESHEASDVAQLVEWGVDFWKFDNCYTPCLDNPRPQTCSRPAGSTKTWYTPMRDAIVGAQKLRNIYFNLCNWGRDNVWTWGAQYGNSWRISEDNWGDFASVARIASIAAGIYQYSAPGGFNDLDMLYIGSPKLTTNEERLHFGLWAITKSPLVLGLDLDNISDTRLAIIRNKGIIDINQDPLGKAATTFRPPGAPAPVSGQVYPYWAGPLSDGVVIGLCAGTAAGTYTVNFTDVPGLGAGTYTWKEMYTGQTGNGTSVSFNIDLHDMRVIKVTKA